In the genome of Cyclopterus lumpus isolate fCycLum1 chromosome 19, fCycLum1.pri, whole genome shotgun sequence, one region contains:
- the cops3 gene encoding COP9 signalosome complex subunit 3 has translation MASALEQFVNNVRQLSAQGQMTQLCELINKSGELLAKNLSHLDTVLGALDIQEHSLGVLAVLFVKFSMPNIPDFETLFSQVQLFISTCNGEHIRYATDTFAGLCHQLTNALVERKQPLRGVVVLKQAIDKMQMNTNQLTSVHADLCQLCLLAKCFKPVLPFLELDMMDICKENGAYEAKHFLCYYYYGGMIYTGLKNFERALYFYEQAITTPAMAVSHIMLEAYKKYILVSLILHGKVQPLPKYTSQIVGRFIKPLSNAYHELAQIYTTNNPAELRGVVNKHTETFTRDNNTGLVKQCLSSLYKKNIQRLTKTFLTLSLQDMASRVQLSGPLEAEKYVLHMIEDGEIYASINQKDGMVCFHDNPEKYNNPAMLHKIDQEMLKCIELDEKLKSMDQEITVNPQFVQKSMGSQEDDVGSKTSSYS, from the exons ATGgcttcagccttggagcagttTGTGAACAATGTGCGGCAGCTCTCCGCTCAAG GCCAGATGACTCAGCTGTGCGAGTTGATCAACAAGAGTGGGGAGCTGCTGGCCAAAAATCTGTCCCACCTGGACACAGTGCTGGGGGCCCTGGACATCCAGGAGCACTCCCTAGGCGTGCTGGCTGTGCT ATTTGTGAAGTTCTCCATGCCAAACATCCCTGACTTTGAGACACTCTTCTCCCAAGTCCAGCTCTTCATCAGTACTTGCAATGGGGAGCACATTAGATATGCAACCGACACTT TTGCTGGTCTCTGCCACCAGTTGACAAATGCCCTTGTTGAGCGGAAACAG CCATTGCGGGGTGTTGTCGTCCTAAAACAGGCAATCGACAAAATGCAGATGAACACAAACCAACTTACCTCAGTTCATGCAGACCTGTGTCAG CTGTGCTTGTTAGCGAAGTGCTTCAAGCCCGTCCTGCCCTTCTTAGAattggacatgatggacatctGTAAGGAGAACGGAGCTTACGAAGCAAAGCACTTTTTATGTTACTACTACTATGGTGGCATGATCTACACGGGCCTCAAAAACTTCGAAAGAGCACTGTATTTTTATGAACAG GCAATAACCACTCCAGCCATGGCAGTGAGCCACATCATGTTGGAAGCCTATAAGAAATACATCCTGGTGTCACTCATTCTCCATGGCAAAGTGCAGCCACTGCCCAAATACACCTCGCAAATAGTAGGGAGGTTCATCAAG CCCCTGAGCAACGCGTACCACGAGTTAGCCCAGATTTACACCACCAACAACCCGGCCGAGTTGCGCGGCGTGGTCAACAAACACACCGAGACCTTCACGAGAGACAACAACACGGGCCTGGTCAAGCAGTGCCTCTCCTCACTCTACAAGAAGAACATCCAGAGGCTAACGAAG ACCTTTCTGACACTGTCTTTGCAAGACATGGCGAGTCGAGTGCAGCTGTCCGGCCCACTGGAAGCAGAGAAATACGTCTTACACATG ATTGAAGATGGTGAGATCTACGCTAGCATTAACCAAAAGGACGGCATGGTTTGCTTCCACGATAACCCCGAAAAATACAACAACCCAGCAATGCTTCACAAAATTGACCAAGAG ATGTTGAAATGTATAGAGCTGGATGAGAAACTAAAGTCTATGGATCAAGAAATCACAGTCAACCCACAATTTGTGCAGAAG agtATGGGATCGCAGGAGGACGATGTCGGTAGCAAAACATCAAGTTATTCCTGA